In Portunus trituberculatus isolate SZX2019 chromosome 33, ASM1759143v1, whole genome shotgun sequence, the following proteins share a genomic window:
- the LOC123512410 gene encoding methionine adenosyltransferase 2 subunit beta-like isoform X1 produces the protein MCNPPCCVLVTGASGLLGRAVCGVLREAGHAVKGLAFSRAGPGLIKCDLTDLEAVRLIIEKEKPNFIIHTAAQRFPDVVESQYEETRILNIRTAENIASVANQIKCKMIHISTDYVFDGTSPPYKVGDKCNPLSKYGLTKLESEEAVLAAAPDVCVLRVPVLYGPVERLEESAVTCLLNILKSSEPKAVSHHDQRCPAHVRDIALILADMIALSLKGQNLSGIYQWSGREKLTKYEMTLKMALVFSLPHSHVTPSMDASPLRPHDPEMDVSRLTELGISHHTKFEEAIKECLASWV, from the exons ATGTGCAATCCACCATGTTGTGTGCTGGTGACAGGAGCATCGGGGCTGCTGGGAcgggcagtgtgtggtgtgttgaggGAGGCAGGTCATGCAGTGAAGGGCCTCGCTTTTTCCAG AGCTGGCCCAGGGCTCATCAAGTGTGACCTAACAGACCTGGAAGCAGTGAGACTCAtaattgaaaaagagaaaccAAACTTCATAATTCACACAGCAGCACAGAGATTCCCTGACGTGGTGGAGAGTCAGTATGAAGAGACACGGATCCTCAACATCAGGACAGCTGAAAATATCGCCTCTGTGGCAA ACCAGATTAAATGCAAGATGATACATATCAGCACAGATTACGTGTTTGATGGCACTTCTCCACCCTACAAGGTTGGTGACAAGTGCAACCCTCTCAGCAAGTATGGTCTCACAAAGCTGGAATCTGAGGAAGCTGTCTTGGCTGCTGCACCAG ATGTATGTGTGTTGAGGGTTCCTGTGCTGTATGGTCCTGTTGAGAGACTAGAGGAGAGTGCTGTCACCTGTCTTTTGAACATCTTGAAGAGCAGTGAGCCCAAGGCTGTGTCTCACCATGATCAACGTTGTCCAGCACACGTCAGAGACATTGCCCTCATTTTAGCTGACATGATTGCCCTCAGTTTGAAG GGACAGAATCTGAGTGGAATATATCAGTGGAGTGGACGAGAGAAACTCACCAAGTATGAGATGACTTTGAAAATGGCACTAGTGTTCTCCCTGCCCCACAGTCATGTGACCCCGTCAATGGATGCCAGCCCTCTGCGACCCCATGATCCTGAGATGGATGTGAGCCGCCTCACCGAGCTTGGCATCAGTCACCACACTAAGTTTGAGGAAGCCATAAAGGAATGTTTGGCCTCTTGGGTATGA
- the LOC123512410 gene encoding methionine adenosyltransferase 2 subunit beta-like isoform X2, with amino-acid sequence MCNPPCCVLVTGASGLLGRAVCGVLREAGHAVKGLAFSRAGPGLIKCDLTDLEAVRLIIEKEKPNFIIHTAAQRFPDVVESQYEETRILNIRTAENIASVANQIKCKMIHISTDYVFDGTSPPYKVGDKCNPLSKYGLTKLESEEAVLAAAPDVCVLRVPVLYGPVERLEESAVTCLLNILKSSEPKAVSHHDQRCPAHGQNLSGIYQWSGREKLTKYEMTLKMALVFSLPHSHVTPSMDASPLRPHDPEMDVSRLTELGISHHTKFEEAIKECLASWV; translated from the exons ATGTGCAATCCACCATGTTGTGTGCTGGTGACAGGAGCATCGGGGCTGCTGGGAcgggcagtgtgtggtgtgttgaggGAGGCAGGTCATGCAGTGAAGGGCCTCGCTTTTTCCAG AGCTGGCCCAGGGCTCATCAAGTGTGACCTAACAGACCTGGAAGCAGTGAGACTCAtaattgaaaaagagaaaccAAACTTCATAATTCACACAGCAGCACAGAGATTCCCTGACGTGGTGGAGAGTCAGTATGAAGAGACACGGATCCTCAACATCAGGACAGCTGAAAATATCGCCTCTGTGGCAA ACCAGATTAAATGCAAGATGATACATATCAGCACAGATTACGTGTTTGATGGCACTTCTCCACCCTACAAGGTTGGTGACAAGTGCAACCCTCTCAGCAAGTATGGTCTCACAAAGCTGGAATCTGAGGAAGCTGTCTTGGCTGCTGCACCAG ATGTATGTGTGTTGAGGGTTCCTGTGCTGTATGGTCCTGTTGAGAGACTAGAGGAGAGTGCTGTCACCTGTCTTTTGAACATCTTGAAGAGCAGTGAGCCCAAGGCTGTGTCTCACCATGATCAACGTTGTCCAGCACAC GGACAGAATCTGAGTGGAATATATCAGTGGAGTGGACGAGAGAAACTCACCAAGTATGAGATGACTTTGAAAATGGCACTAGTGTTCTCCCTGCCCCACAGTCATGTGACCCCGTCAATGGATGCCAGCCCTCTGCGACCCCATGATCCTGAGATGGATGTGAGCCGCCTCACCGAGCTTGGCATCAGTCACCACACTAAGTTTGAGGAAGCCATAAAGGAATGTTTGGCCTCTTGGGTATGA
- the LOC123512411 gene encoding complex III assembly factor LYRM7-like isoform X2, producing MAHELRRKVLGCFKQLHRTRLTVFHGDTNALAAAREKINTEFHKNKNVSDAAAVEELVNFGRQVEEVLRTSVMQVVEKNDGVYSAKLRPEVTKLDTGKPYKPMPDTMIGPFKKKKTPCSDS from the exons ATGGCCCATGAACTGAGGAGAAAA GTGCTGGGTTGCTTCAAGCAGTTGCACCGCACCCGTCTTACAGTGTTTCACGGCGACACCAATGCACTGGCAG CTGCTCGAGAAAAGATCAACACAGAATtccacaagaacaagaatgtCTCAGATGCAGCTGCTGTGGAGGAG CTTGTCAACTTTGGAAGACAGGTAGAAGAGGTGCTGAGGACCAGTGTGATGCAGGTGGTGGAGAAGAATGATGGTGTTTATA GTGCCAAGCTACGGCCAGAAGTCACCAAGCTGGACACTGGCAAGCCATATAAACCTATGCCAGACACTATGATTGGTCccttcaagaaaaagaaaactccatGTAGTGACAGTTA A
- the LOC123512409 gene encoding uncharacterized protein LOC123512409, producing MVRHILIVLAPLLLCGVVPLCIATVCSPSCIGHSPGDKVPDPLSCYRYYYCKTDGSPTDSPVLCPDNAPIFDAASKECNDTAACHVRCLNPCQISCKNNMQLIGDTIECGTYYLCIPGGVQGPFYCSSDTPFFSREKELCVADHTVCCDKEDRCVPMCEGEGTEIIDPRDCRNYYVCTGPGVPLDENHHRCPEGQVFDVYWGSCSADSKCYTLCYH from the exons ATGGTGCGTCATATTTTAATCGTCCTcgcccctcttctcctctgtgGCGTTGTG CCTTTGTGCATCGCCACGGTGTGCTCGCCTTCCTGCATCGGCCACTCCCCTGGTGACAAAGTGCCAGATCCGCTCTCCTGCtaccgttactactactgcaaaacTGACGGGAGCCCCACGGACTCCCCTGTCCTTTGTCCGGACAACGCTCCGATCTTTGACGCCGCCTCCAAGGAATGCAACGACACCGCCGCGTGCCACGTACGGTGCCTTAACCCGTGCCAAATCTCTTGCAAGAACAACATGCAGCTGATCGGCGACACGATAGAATGTGGCACCTATTACCTCTGCATTCCAGGAGGCGTTCAAGGGCCGTTTTACTGTAGCAGTGATACTCCTTTCTTCagcagagagaaagagctgTGTGTTGCAGACCACACGGTGTGCTGTGACAAAGAGGACCGCTGTGTACCAATGTGCGAGGGAGAGGGCACCGAGATAATAGACCCTAGGGACTGCAGGAATTATTACGTGTGTACTGGACCAGGTGTTCCCTTGGACGAGAACCATCATCGCTGTCCAGAGGGCCAGGTGTTCGATGTGTACTGGGGGAGTTGCTCCGCTGACTCCAAGTGCTACACGCTCTGCTACCATTAA
- the LOC123512411 gene encoding complex III assembly factor LYRM7-like isoform X1, with protein MGLSEALGSSKIELPDSAQLNMAHELRRKVLGCFKQLHRTRLTVFHGDTNALAAAREKINTEFHKNKNVSDAAAVEELVNFGRQVEEVLRTSVMQVVEKNDGVYSAKLRPEVTKLDTGKPYKPMPDTMIGPFKKKKTPCSDS; from the exons ATGGGCTTGTCGGAG GCTCTTGGTTCATCAAAGATTGAGTTGCCAGACAGTGCACAACTGAATATGGCCCATGAACTGAGGAGAAAA GTGCTGGGTTGCTTCAAGCAGTTGCACCGCACCCGTCTTACAGTGTTTCACGGCGACACCAATGCACTGGCAG CTGCTCGAGAAAAGATCAACACAGAATtccacaagaacaagaatgtCTCAGATGCAGCTGCTGTGGAGGAG CTTGTCAACTTTGGAAGACAGGTAGAAGAGGTGCTGAGGACCAGTGTGATGCAGGTGGTGGAGAAGAATGATGGTGTTTATA GTGCCAAGCTACGGCCAGAAGTCACCAAGCTGGACACTGGCAAGCCATATAAACCTATGCCAGACACTATGATTGGTCccttcaagaaaaagaaaactccatGTAGTGACAGTTA A